In one Brienomyrus brachyistius isolate T26 chromosome 12, BBRACH_0.4, whole genome shotgun sequence genomic region, the following are encoded:
- the aldob gene encoding fructose-bisphosphate aldolase B, with protein MTHQYPSLSPEQKKELSTIAQRIVAPGKGILAADESVGTMGKRLQKINVENNEENRRFFRNLLFSVDSSIANSIGGVIFFHETLYQKSDKGVPFPKLVKEKGIVVGIKVDKGTAGLNGTDGETTTQGLDGLAERCAQYKKDGCDFAKWRSVLKISDGCPSALAVAENANVLARYASICQQNGLVPIVEPEILPDGDHDLKRCQYVTEKVLAAVYKALSDHHVYLEGTLLKPNMVTAGHSCPKKFTSEEVAMATVTALRRTVPAAVPGICFLSGGQSEEEASLNLNAINQMPLHRPWKLTFSYGRALQASALSAWKGKQENKQAAQNAFCTRAKINGLASKGEYKPTGESNQAATQSLFTASYVY; from the exons ATGACTCACCAGTATCCGTCACTCTCTCCGGAGCAGAAGAAGGAGCTCTCCACCATTGCCCAGCGCATTGTTGCTCCTGGAAAGGGCATCCTTGCAGCAGATGAGTCTGTTG GTACTATGGGAAAGCGCCTTCAGAAGATAAACGTGGAGAATAACGAAGAGAACCGGCGCTTCTTCCGCAACCTGCTCTTTTCCGTCGATTCCTCGATTGCCAACAGCATAGGCGGAGTCATCTTCTTTCATGAAACTCTGTACCAGAAGTCTGACAAGGGGGTTCCGTTCCCTAAGCTCGTTAAGGAGAAGGGCATCGTGGTGGGCATCAAG GTGGACAAAGGAACAGCCGGACTGAATGGGACAGATGGGGAGACGACGACACAAG GGCTCGACGGTTTGGCGGAGCGCTGTGCCCAGTACAAGAAAGATGGGTGTGACTTCGCCAAGTGGCGGAGTGTGCTGAAGATCTCCGACGGCTGTCCGTCGGCCCTTGCGGTGGCCGAGAACGCCAATGTGCTGGCGAGATACGCCAGCATCTGCCAGCAG AATGGCTTGGTTCCTATTGTGGAGCCCGAGATCTTGCCCGATGGAGACCATGACTTGAAGCGGTGTCAGTATGTTACTGAAAAG GTGCTGGCGGCTGTTTACAAGGCCCTCTCTGACCATCATGTCTACCTGGAAGGCACCCTGTTGAAGCCTAACATGGTCACTGCAGGGCATTCGTGTCCTAAGAAGTTCACCTCTGAAGAGGTCGCGATGGCAACAGTTACAGCCCTGAGGCGTACAGTACCCGCCGCTGTGCCTG GTATTTGCTTCCTGTCTGGaggccagagtgaagaggaggcCTCTCTCAACCTTAATGCCATAAATCAAATGCCCCTCCACCGACCCTGGAAGCTGACATTTTCGTACGGCCGTGCCCTgcaggcttctgctctgtctgcctGGAAAGGCAAGCAGGAGAACAAACAGGCTGCACAAAATGCCTTTTGCACACGAGCCAAG ATTAATGGCCTGGCATCAAAGGGAGAATACAAGCCTACAGGTGAAAGCAACCAGGCTGCAACCCAATCTCTCTTCACAGCCAGCTATGTTTACTAG